In one window of Hymenobacter nivis DNA:
- a CDS encoding RagB/SusD family nutrient uptake outer membrane protein, giving the protein MKNTRITLALVLSLGLGLQGCKTFLDQPPQGQQNVNNYYSNAAECKAAVMGCYALSDQDDWWKIDRSRMFGDAGSDDAWKGNAIAGDQREFGDFARFFWLPNNEWFDNRYTFIYQAIGNCNAALVGIAKAPIDPALQQQLIGELKFIRAYNYFELVKGYGGIPLVLTPVTPAESISIPRASAADVYAQVIKDMQEAAAALPEKSARASTDLGRATKGAANGYLAKAYLYTEQWALAQQAAETVINSNLYNLSGAFSNIWNVNNPNGPESLFELNYSPEQAFNVGTYLTVVMRSRADGGWGFNTPSSNLEQAFIQENDPRRRWTIIKQGDNVGPKTASFDYSSYDTKLSENESGRTSRKMFLPLADRPANEGNHSPLNRIELRYADLLLMHAEASQHLGQEAKALTSLNLVRERANRLQPGTVLPRTSAGVVLLNHIWLERRLELAMEGHRYYDLVRQHRLVAVMQAFNASQLTSTDPYDKGKVKDQISDKNNFFPIPTNQIQLSGGAVVQNPGY; this is encoded by the coding sequence ATGAAAAATACCCGCATTACGCTCGCCCTGGTACTGAGCTTGGGCCTGGGCCTGCAAGGTTGCAAGACGTTTCTGGACCAGCCCCCACAAGGTCAACAAAACGTAAACAACTACTACTCAAACGCGGCCGAGTGCAAGGCGGCCGTGATGGGCTGCTATGCCCTCTCGGACCAGGACGACTGGTGGAAAATTGACCGCAGCCGCATGTTTGGCGACGCTGGCTCGGACGATGCCTGGAAGGGCAACGCCATTGCCGGCGACCAGCGCGAGTTTGGCGACTTCGCCCGCTTCTTCTGGCTGCCTAATAACGAGTGGTTTGATAACCGTTACACCTTTATCTACCAAGCCATTGGCAACTGCAACGCCGCCCTGGTAGGCATTGCGAAAGCTCCCATCGACCCGGCCTTGCAGCAGCAGCTCATCGGGGAGTTGAAATTTATTCGGGCTTACAACTATTTCGAGCTGGTGAAGGGCTACGGCGGTATACCGCTGGTGCTCACGCCCGTTACGCCGGCCGAGTCGATTAGTATTCCGCGGGCCTCGGCGGCCGACGTGTACGCCCAGGTTATCAAGGATATGCAGGAAGCCGCCGCCGCACTACCCGAGAAAAGCGCCCGCGCCAGCACCGACCTGGGCCGGGCCACCAAGGGCGCGGCCAACGGCTACCTGGCCAAGGCCTATCTCTACACCGAGCAGTGGGCCCTGGCCCAGCAAGCGGCCGAAACGGTCATCAACTCCAACCTGTACAACCTGAGTGGGGCCTTCAGCAACATCTGGAACGTAAACAACCCCAACGGGCCGGAGTCGCTATTTGAGTTAAACTACAGCCCTGAACAGGCCTTTAACGTGGGCACCTATCTCACGGTGGTAATGCGCAGCCGCGCTGATGGCGGCTGGGGCTTCAACACGCCCAGCAGCAACCTGGAGCAGGCCTTTATTCAGGAAAACGACCCACGCCGGCGGTGGACCATCATCAAGCAGGGCGACAACGTGGGGCCAAAAACAGCCAGCTTTGATTACTCGAGCTACGATACAAAGCTCTCGGAAAACGAGTCGGGTCGCACCAGCCGCAAGATGTTCCTACCCCTGGCCGACCGCCCCGCCAACGAGGGCAACCACTCGCCCCTCAACCGCATCGAGCTGCGCTACGCCGACCTGCTGCTCATGCACGCCGAGGCCTCCCAACACCTGGGCCAGGAAGCCAAAGCCTTAACTTCCTTGAACCTGGTGCGCGAGCGTGCCAACCGCTTGCAGCCCGGCACTGTACTGCCGCGTACCTCCGCGGGTGTGGTCCTGCTCAACCACATCTGGCTGGAGCGCCGCCTGGAGCTGGCTATGGAGGGCCACCGCTACTACGACCTCGTGCGCCAGCACCGCCTGGTGGCCGTGATGCAGGCTTTCAACGCCTCGCAGCTCACCAGCACCGACCCCTACGACAAGGGTAAGGTGAAGGACCAGATTTCGGACAAGAACAACTTCTTTCCGATTCCGACCAACCAAATTCAGCTTTCGGGTGGGGCGGTGGTGCAGAACCCCGGGTATTGA
- a CDS encoding RICIN domain-containing protein, whose amino-acid sequence MQNSSNALPLLGGTLLLLAASLASCTKKDFPVVPRATVAPFTYPAAPNAAGAAGIAGLNWADPRDNFTDDALVLSGLAAGDNYATVQTKADAIISGFQARTSANTVRLPINPPTATGPAWAAYQGAIDKALSKGMKVVIGCWESNSSRNGLVDDTTLFFTMWQTVVTKYGGNANVYFEVFNEPHGYSQADLASLYTDWLSRYPNVPQGRVLLDGTGYAQNITGIGADSRFSSCLLSIHLYDFFYSNPTTTAASWESAFAANLGSYASRAVLTEWGAFMTTGVNYSSAIADDVKKSYVLGISNYCRQQGIASVYWPGLRTNDQYSLLQFDGTTTTVSNASGLSRVQFAWGVGAGGTDAFYTSANYRLINRNSSLVVDVNQASTANGAGIIQYAQNGGNNQQWQLAAASGYYTIKNRNSGLLLDVNQASTANAAPIIQYQGNGATNQQWLLAAGTDGYYKITNRNSGQVLDVNGASTATAAGIIQYPSNGGANQQWLLWQQ is encoded by the coding sequence ATGCAAAACTCCTCCAATGCGCTGCCGCTCCTCGGCGGCACCCTGCTGCTGCTGGCCGCTAGCCTGGCCAGTTGCACCAAAAAAGACTTCCCCGTCGTGCCTCGGGCTACCGTGGCGCCATTCACCTACCCAGCCGCGCCCAACGCCGCGGGAGCGGCTGGCATTGCCGGCCTCAACTGGGCCGACCCACGCGACAATTTTACCGACGATGCCCTGGTACTCTCGGGCCTGGCGGCGGGCGACAACTACGCCACGGTGCAAACCAAGGCCGACGCTATTATCAGCGGTTTCCAGGCCCGGACCAGTGCTAATACCGTTCGGCTGCCCATTAACCCGCCCACCGCGACGGGCCCTGCTTGGGCGGCCTACCAGGGGGCCATCGATAAGGCACTGAGCAAGGGCATGAAGGTGGTTATTGGCTGCTGGGAAAGCAACTCGTCGCGCAATGGGCTGGTGGATGATACGACCCTGTTCTTCACCATGTGGCAGACAGTGGTTACCAAATACGGCGGCAACGCCAACGTGTACTTTGAGGTATTCAACGAGCCCCATGGCTACAGCCAGGCCGATTTGGCCAGCCTCTACACCGACTGGCTGAGTCGCTACCCCAACGTGCCACAGGGCCGGGTGCTGCTCGATGGCACCGGCTACGCTCAGAACATTACGGGCATCGGGGCCGATAGCCGCTTTAGCAGCTGCCTGCTGTCTATTCACTTGTACGATTTTTTCTACAGCAACCCCACCACTACGGCAGCCAGTTGGGAAAGCGCCTTCGCCGCCAACCTGGGCAGTTACGCCAGCCGGGCGGTGCTTACGGAATGGGGTGCCTTCATGACGACGGGTGTGAACTACAGCAGCGCCATCGCCGACGACGTAAAGAAGTCGTACGTACTGGGTATCAGTAATTACTGCCGCCAGCAGGGCATTGCCAGCGTGTACTGGCCCGGCCTGCGCACCAACGACCAGTACAGCCTCTTGCAGTTTGACGGCACCACTACCACCGTCAGCAACGCCTCGGGCCTGAGCCGCGTGCAGTTTGCTTGGGGCGTAGGCGCGGGCGGCACCGACGCCTTTTATACCTCGGCCAACTACCGCCTTATCAACCGCAACAGCAGCTTAGTGGTGGATGTCAACCAGGCTTCCACGGCCAACGGGGCGGGCATCATTCAATACGCCCAGAATGGCGGGAATAACCAGCAGTGGCAGCTCGCCGCTGCCAGCGGCTACTATACCATCAAGAACCGCAACAGCGGCCTCTTACTCGATGTAAATCAGGCTTCTACGGCTAATGCTGCTCCCATCATCCAGTACCAGGGCAACGGTGCTACCAACCAGCAGTGGCTGCTTGCGGCGGGCACCGATGGCTACTACAAAATCACGAACCGCAACAGCGGCCAGGTGCTCGATGTGAACGGTGCGTCGACGGCCACGGCGGCCGGCATTATCCAGTACCCCAGTAACGGTGGGGCTAACCAACAATGGCTGCTCTGGCAGCAATAG
- a CDS encoding glycoside hydrolase, with translation MSFWTKWPGLGLCATLLATASPARGQAPPAVVTTVRIDPTRPHQTIANFAASDAWACQFVGQWPAAKKEAIADLLFSQKSGPGGQPKGIGLSMWRFNIGAGSAEQGAASGIQDEWRRTESFLLPAGSYDFTRLAGQQWFLKAAQRRGVRQFLGFLNSPPVSLTVNGKTHADKDQTNLAPANYAALGSYCATVVAGVKQATGITFDYLSPINEPQWDWSGGQEGSPFRNAEMAGVARATSAALAARHLPTRVLLSEAGKLTYLYETADKPERGDQLGAFFGNKTAPTYLGATPQLAPIIAGHSYFTTSPATAAVAVRRQLAARVAAVPGLSFWQSEYCILGGNEGEINGSSRDLGIAPALYLARILHYDLAVADAAAWQWWLAISPNDYKDGLVYIDQNKTDGRYYPSKMLWALGNYSRFLRPGAVRLTAQLTDSARTDQPLVSAFRSANGKQLITIVVNDHDAPATVQLVLSGQRRLGAGQAYVTSATADLQPGSAMPAGQTLRAAPRSITTLVSELR, from the coding sequence ATGTCTTTTTGGACGAAATGGCCGGGCCTGGGGCTATGTGCCACGCTGCTAGCCACCGCTAGCCCCGCCCGCGGCCAGGCCCCGCCCGCCGTAGTGACAACGGTGCGCATCGACCCTACCCGCCCCCACCAGACCATTGCCAACTTCGCCGCCTCCGACGCCTGGGCCTGCCAATTTGTGGGCCAGTGGCCAGCGGCCAAGAAGGAAGCCATCGCCGACTTGCTGTTCAGCCAGAAAAGCGGGCCGGGCGGCCAGCCCAAGGGTATCGGGCTGTCGATGTGGCGCTTCAACATCGGAGCAGGCAGCGCCGAGCAGGGTGCGGCCAGCGGCATCCAGGACGAGTGGCGGCGTACCGAATCGTTTCTGCTGCCCGCTGGCAGCTACGATTTCACCCGGCTAGCCGGGCAGCAATGGTTCCTGAAAGCCGCCCAGCGGCGGGGCGTGCGGCAGTTCCTGGGCTTCTTGAACAGCCCGCCCGTGTCGCTCACCGTTAACGGCAAGACTCACGCCGACAAGGACCAGACTAACCTGGCCCCGGCCAACTACGCCGCCCTAGGCAGCTACTGCGCCACAGTGGTGGCGGGCGTGAAGCAGGCTACCGGCATTACCTTCGATTACCTCAGCCCCATCAACGAGCCGCAATGGGACTGGAGCGGCGGCCAGGAGGGCAGCCCCTTCCGCAACGCGGAAATGGCGGGGGTAGCCCGTGCCACGAGCGCCGCCCTGGCCGCCCGGCACCTGCCGACCCGGGTGCTGTTATCGGAAGCCGGTAAGCTCACCTACCTCTACGAAACCGCCGATAAGCCCGAGCGCGGCGACCAGCTAGGGGCGTTTTTCGGCAACAAAACGGCCCCTACTTACTTAGGTGCGACGCCCCAGCTAGCGCCCATCATCGCCGGGCACAGCTATTTCACTACTTCGCCCGCCACGGCGGCGGTAGCGGTCCGCCGGCAGCTGGCGGCGCGGGTAGCGGCCGTGCCGGGACTCAGCTTCTGGCAGTCAGAATATTGCATTTTGGGCGGCAACGAGGGTGAAATTAACGGTAGCTCCCGCGATTTGGGTATCGCACCGGCACTGTACCTGGCCCGCATCCTCCACTACGACCTCGCCGTGGCCGATGCCGCCGCCTGGCAGTGGTGGCTAGCCATCTCGCCCAATGACTACAAGGACGGCTTGGTCTACATCGACCAAAACAAGACCGACGGCCGGTACTACCCCAGCAAAATGCTATGGGCTCTGGGCAACTACAGCCGCTTCCTGCGCCCCGGTGCCGTGCGCCTCACCGCCCAGCTCACCGACTCGGCCCGCACCGACCAGCCCCTGGTATCGGCCTTCAGAAGCGCGAACGGCAAGCAATTGATTACCATCGTAGTAAACGACCACGATGCACCGGCCACCGTGCAGTTGGTGCTCAGCGGCCAGCGGCGGCTGGGGGCCGGTCAGGCTTATGTCACCTCGGCCACCGCCGACTTGCAGCCTGGCTCCGCCATGCCAGCCGGCCAGACGTTGCGGGCGGCCCCGCGCTCCATTACCACGCTTGTGAGCGAGCTGCGCTGA
- a CDS encoding sugar-binding domain-containing protein: MLLNNNLTSRISLVAASCLLLSTLPARAQRQQLLFNADWKFHLGDAPGSEQPSAADKGWRALSLPHDWSIEGPYSQQWASATAYLPGGVGWYRKTFAVPAGFRSKQVFIYFDGVYKNSEVWLNGHFLGKRPSGFASFQYELTPYLHTTGPNVLAVKANHSEVADSRWYTGSGIYRNVYLLATAPVHIQPWGVGFTTPQVSASAATGRVSVAFANASTKAITVLVTSTLIDSTGQAVASAQQTVPTRPGANGTASLTFQIKQPALWSAAHPHLYRLRTTLAVAGRPIDEVTEEVGVRSLRFEADQGFFLNGENLKLKGVCIHDDAGALGVAVPPEVWERRLRKLKTMGCNSLRMSHNPHADYLYRLCDRLGFLVMDEAFDEWERGKNKWVAGWNVGTPSQVGAHEYFKEWADRDLRDMILRNRNRPSIILWSIGNEIDYPNDPYTHEVLNTGHNPQIYGKGYLPTHPPASEMGPLARHLVAVAKQADRSRPITAALAGVVMSNFTDYPSALDVVGYNYQEFRYPEDHKQYPNRVMYGSENGMGRAAWTAVDSNAYVSAQYLWTGIDYLGEAGRWPERANGAGLLDMAGFEKPEYYYRQSLWTSAPMLALATTGVPAAGQPAWSHRATASSWNWDAGHPVHVVAFTTNDTTELFLNGQSLGRKTGRQPAWDVPYQPGELRATGYRHGHPVSEAALRTAGPAVALRLSTDYETLAVSAHGLSQLEVTLVDEAGTPVTTATDAITVALTGPARLLGVENGNRDSHEVLTAPQHRAYQGHLLVYVQATGVGPIRVALTAPGLRGTNAELQAK; this comes from the coding sequence ATGCTGCTGAACAACAATTTAACCAGCCGAATTTCCCTGGTAGCCGCCAGCTGCCTTCTCCTATCCACCCTCCCAGCCCGGGCCCAGCGCCAGCAGCTACTCTTCAACGCCGACTGGAAATTTCACCTTGGCGACGCGCCCGGCAGCGAGCAGCCCAGCGCCGCCGATAAGGGCTGGCGCGCGCTTAGCCTGCCCCACGACTGGAGCATCGAGGGGCCCTACAGCCAGCAGTGGGCCAGCGCCACGGCCTACCTACCGGGCGGCGTAGGCTGGTACCGCAAGACATTTGCCGTGCCCGCGGGCTTCCGCTCGAAGCAGGTATTCATCTACTTCGACGGGGTGTATAAAAACAGCGAAGTGTGGCTCAACGGGCATTTTTTAGGCAAGCGGCCCAGCGGGTTTGCCTCCTTTCAGTACGAATTGACGCCTTACCTACACACCACCGGCCCCAATGTACTAGCGGTGAAAGCCAACCACAGTGAGGTGGCCGATTCGCGCTGGTACACCGGCTCGGGCATCTACCGCAACGTATACCTGCTGGCGACCGCGCCGGTACATATTCAGCCGTGGGGGGTGGGCTTTACCACCCCCCAGGTGAGCGCCAGCGCCGCCACGGGCCGGGTATCGGTAGCCTTTGCCAATGCCTCAACCAAGGCTATTACCGTATTGGTTACCAGCACGCTGATCGATAGCACGGGCCAGGCCGTAGCCTCGGCGCAGCAGACTGTACCTACCCGGCCGGGGGCCAACGGCACGGCTAGCCTGACTTTCCAAATTAAGCAGCCAGCGCTGTGGTCGGCCGCGCACCCGCACCTATACCGGCTGCGCACCACCCTCGCCGTAGCCGGCCGGCCCATCGATGAAGTAACCGAGGAAGTAGGTGTACGTAGCCTTCGCTTCGAGGCTGACCAGGGCTTTTTCCTAAACGGCGAAAATCTCAAGCTCAAAGGCGTGTGCATTCACGACGACGCAGGCGCACTCGGCGTGGCCGTGCCGCCCGAGGTGTGGGAGCGCCGCCTGCGCAAGCTCAAGACGATGGGCTGCAACTCTTTGCGCATGAGCCACAACCCCCACGCCGATTACCTATACCGCCTCTGCGACCGCCTGGGCTTTTTAGTGATGGATGAGGCCTTCGACGAGTGGGAGCGCGGCAAAAACAAGTGGGTAGCCGGCTGGAACGTAGGTACGCCCAGCCAGGTCGGCGCGCACGAGTACTTCAAGGAGTGGGCCGACCGCGACCTGCGCGACATGATACTACGCAACCGCAACCGCCCGAGCATCATCCTGTGGAGCATCGGCAACGAAATCGATTACCCCAACGACCCCTACACCCACGAGGTTCTCAACACCGGCCACAACCCTCAGATTTACGGCAAAGGCTACCTACCCACCCACCCACCGGCCAGCGAGATGGGTCCGCTGGCCCGCCACCTGGTGGCCGTAGCCAAGCAGGCCGACCGCTCGCGGCCCATCACGGCGGCGCTGGCGGGCGTGGTCATGTCAAATTTCACCGACTACCCTAGCGCGCTCGACGTGGTGGGGTACAATTACCAAGAATTTCGCTACCCCGAAGACCACAAGCAATACCCTAACCGCGTCATGTACGGCAGTGAAAACGGCATGGGCCGCGCCGCCTGGACCGCCGTTGATAGTAACGCCTACGTGTCGGCCCAGTACCTGTGGACTGGTATCGACTACCTCGGCGAGGCCGGCCGCTGGCCCGAGCGCGCCAACGGCGCGGGTCTGCTCGACATGGCTGGCTTCGAGAAGCCAGAGTATTACTACCGCCAGAGCCTGTGGACCAGCGCCCCCATGCTTGCGCTGGCTACCACCGGAGTGCCCGCCGCCGGCCAGCCAGCTTGGTCGCACCGCGCCACTGCCTCCAGTTGGAACTGGGACGCTGGCCACCCCGTGCACGTGGTGGCCTTCACCACCAACGACACCACTGAGCTATTTCTCAACGGCCAGTCGCTGGGCCGCAAAACGGGCCGCCAGCCCGCCTGGGACGTACCCTACCAGCCCGGCGAACTGCGCGCCACCGGCTACCGCCACGGCCACCCCGTGAGCGAGGCTGCGCTACGCACCGCCGGTCCGGCTGTCGCTCTGCGCCTTAGCACCGACTACGAAACTTTGGCTGTTAGTGCCCACGGCCTATCCCAGCTGGAGGTAACCCTTGTGGACGAGGCTGGAACCCCCGTAACCACTGCCACCGACGCAATTACTGTGGCCCTCACCGGCCCCGCCCGCCTACTGGGCGTCGAGAACGGTAACCGGGATAGCCACGAGGTCCTGACCGCGCCCCAGCACCGCGCCTACCAGGGCCACTTGCTGGTGTACGTGCAGGCCACGGGGGTAGGGCCTATTCGGGTGGCGCTCACTGCCCCCGGCCTGCGCGGAACGAACGCGGAGCTACAAGCCAAATAA
- a CDS encoding Zn-dependent hydrolase, with translation MKRRTFLKNTSLTAMGVSALGLLASYSKPVGSGNTLTVNQQRLLTRLVELSKFGRNDQGHGYRVAFTQGDLEGRAWFMALMKKAGLDPAIDAAGNIIGKRKGKNPSLKPIAFGSHLDMVPDGGNYDGPLGSIGALEVIEVLNEHKTLTEHPLEVIIFANEEGGTIGSMAMAGRLTAAGLHQKSQSGLTMAEGIKAIGGNPDNISSCVRKKGDLRAWLELHIEQGGILARENVQVGVVEGIVGIVHWEVTVEGFANHAGTTPMNLRQDALLASARLIIAVNEVIGSVPGNQVGTIGKMDLTPGAYNVIPGKVVLGLEIRDLSAGKIETLFREIEKRAAAIALESKTTIRFARQANESQPALTNKALQQAVQASAKALGLSTKLMQSGAGHDSQEIAWIAPVAMIFVPSVGGISHSYKEFTKPEALANGANVLLQTILAIDKAKESSTHAWLLLGIATYCLTQNGR, from the coding sequence ATGAAAAGAAGAACCTTCCTTAAAAATACGTCTTTAACGGCAATGGGCGTCAGTGCATTGGGTCTACTGGCTTCCTACAGTAAACCTGTTGGTTCAGGCAACACGCTTACCGTAAACCAACAGCGCCTCCTCACCCGCCTTGTTGAACTGTCCAAATTCGGCCGGAACGACCAGGGCCACGGCTACCGGGTTGCGTTTACCCAAGGCGACCTGGAAGGCCGGGCGTGGTTCATGGCGCTGATGAAAAAGGCGGGGCTTGACCCAGCGATTGACGCCGCGGGCAACATCATCGGCAAACGAAAAGGAAAAAACCCCTCGCTCAAACCCATTGCCTTCGGTTCGCACCTGGACATGGTTCCCGACGGGGGCAACTACGACGGCCCGTTGGGTTCCATCGGTGCCTTGGAAGTCATTGAGGTGCTGAACGAACACAAAACGCTCACCGAGCACCCGCTGGAAGTCATCATTTTTGCCAACGAAGAAGGCGGCACCATTGGCAGCATGGCCATGGCGGGCCGGTTGACCGCCGCGGGGTTGCACCAAAAAAGCCAAAGCGGGTTGACCATGGCGGAAGGAATCAAGGCGATCGGAGGCAATCCGGACAACATTTCGTCGTGCGTCCGAAAAAAAGGGGACCTGCGCGCTTGGTTGGAATTACACATCGAACAAGGGGGCATTTTGGCGCGGGAAAATGTGCAGGTCGGCGTGGTGGAAGGCATTGTGGGCATTGTGCACTGGGAAGTTACCGTGGAAGGTTTTGCCAACCACGCGGGCACCACCCCCATGAACCTGCGGCAAGACGCCTTGCTGGCGTCCGCCAGACTAATCATCGCGGTCAATGAGGTTATCGGCTCGGTACCAGGAAACCAGGTGGGCACCATTGGCAAAATGGACCTAACCCCCGGGGCGTACAATGTCATTCCCGGCAAAGTGGTCCTGGGGTTGGAGATTCGGGATTTATCCGCCGGTAAAATTGAAACGCTCTTTCGGGAGATAGAAAAACGGGCCGCAGCCATCGCCCTGGAAAGCAAAACCACCATCCGGTTTGCTCGGCAAGCAAACGAATCACAACCGGCCCTCACGAACAAGGCACTGCAGCAAGCCGTCCAGGCCTCCGCCAAAGCCTTGGGTCTTAGCACGAAATTAATGCAAAGTGGTGCGGGCCATGATTCCCAAGAAATTGCCTGGATTGCTCCGGTGGCTATGATTTTCGTTCCCAGTGTGGGGGGCATCAGCCATTCGTACAAAGAATTCACCAAACCGGAGGCCCTGGCCAACGGAGCGAATGTGCTTTTGCAAACGATCCTGGCCATTGACAAGGCGAAGGAATCATCAACACACGCTTGGTTGCTGTTAGGCATTGCCACCTACTGCTTGACCCAAAACGGGCGCTAA
- a CDS encoding helix-turn-helix domain-containing protein: MTPEERQTLEGWQKKYKSHSPKLQRIQILLNSDEQTGRRPAADLAAVLGVCTRTVERVRRQFCEEGMALFEPKPRKTRSDKKIDGRVEAHLLALLCQTPPDEQPRWQLQLLADQLVELQVVEHISTTMVARLLKKTNSSRSTARSSG; the protein is encoded by the coding sequence TTGACCCCAGAAGAACGCCAGACCCTGGAAGGCTGGCAAAAGAAATACAAAAGCCATTCGCCCAAACTGCAACGAATTCAGATTCTGTTGAATAGCGACGAACAGACTGGCCGCCGGCCGGCGGCCGACCTAGCCGCCGTGCTGGGTGTCTGTACCCGAACCGTCGAACGGGTGCGCCGCCAGTTCTGCGAAGAAGGGATGGCCCTGTTTGAGCCGAAGCCGCGTAAAACGCGTTCGGACAAGAAGATAGATGGGCGGGTGGAAGCCCATTTACTGGCCCTGCTCTGCCAGACCCCGCCCGACGAGCAGCCCCGCTGGCAGCTCCAGTTGCTGGCCGACCAGCTGGTCGAACTCCAAGTGGTCGAACATATCTCGACCACGATGGTGGCGCGGCTGCTAAAAAAAACGAACTCAAGCCGTTCAACGGCCCGCAGCAGTGGGTGA
- a CDS encoding IS630 family transposase — translation MEQVLDLYEQPYDADYPVVCLDESPKQLLDYETFITSTGQRCRDSEYVRRGVVELFVATEPLRGWRCLTVEADHKAATWVQFVARQMDSTYREAKKVHWVMDNLRTHKRSFFYAHFPPAVAQAYLRRMDITYTPAHGSWLNMAEIEFSVLSRQVLDQPFTSSEQVRHVVEQWQDRQNARPKPRNWQFKTADARIKLAKLYPTS, via the coding sequence ATGGAGCAGGTACTCGACCTCTACGAGCAACCCTATGACGCAGACTATCCGGTCGTTTGCCTGGACGAGTCGCCCAAGCAACTACTGGATTACGAAACGTTTATCACCTCTACCGGCCAGCGCTGCCGCGATTCGGAATACGTGCGCCGGGGCGTGGTGGAGTTATTCGTGGCCACGGAGCCCTTACGGGGCTGGCGCTGCCTGACGGTCGAGGCCGACCACAAAGCCGCCACCTGGGTGCAGTTTGTGGCCCGGCAGATGGACTCGACCTACCGCGAGGCCAAGAAGGTGCACTGGGTCATGGATAACCTGCGTACGCACAAGCGCAGCTTTTTCTACGCCCACTTTCCGCCTGCCGTGGCCCAGGCCTATCTGCGACGGATGGACATCACCTACACCCCGGCCCACGGCTCCTGGCTGAACATGGCCGAAATCGAATTCTCCGTCCTTAGTCGCCAGGTCCTCGACCAGCCGTTCACCTCCAGCGAGCAGGTCCGCCACGTGGTAGAACAGTGGCAAGACCGCCAGAATGCGCGGCCTAAGCCCCGCAACTGGCAGTTCAAAACGGCCGACGCTCGCATCAAACTAGCTAAATTATACCCGACTAGCTAA
- a CDS encoding transporter, producing the protein MNTSITLRGLLLATLCLLGLAPRAHAQSDQINLDAGLPTRLEDAYPTAYGNREFQLPVRYQRSRQGDNLVQYTPTLEFGPFRNTQLAVAVPIYSGNGDRSGSGNVQVSGLYNFNTEGKYLPAVALAGALTLPTGLRSEGTDYNGRFILTKSLFHSLNRLHLNVAYFHNSQPGVQAESGQLKEERPDRFALLVGYSTRIAPQSSLVVDFVREQRRFRGEMGSSLEAGIRRQMNPRMVLSLGAAAGLGTDADRFTATLGFQHAF; encoded by the coding sequence ATGAATACGTCAATTACCCTGCGCGGCCTGCTGTTGGCAACGCTCTGCCTGTTGGGCCTGGCCCCGCGGGCCCACGCCCAGTCCGACCAGATTAACCTTGATGCCGGCCTGCCCACCCGTCTCGAAGACGCCTACCCCACGGCCTACGGCAACCGCGAGTTCCAGCTGCCCGTGCGCTACCAGCGCAGCCGACAGGGCGACAACCTGGTGCAGTACACGCCTACCCTTGAATTTGGCCCTTTCCGTAACACGCAGCTGGCCGTGGCCGTCCCCATCTACTCGGGCAACGGCGACCGCTCGGGCAGCGGCAACGTGCAGGTGTCGGGCCTCTACAACTTCAACACCGAGGGCAAGTACCTGCCCGCCGTGGCCCTGGCCGGGGCCCTCACGCTACCCACTGGTCTGCGCAGCGAAGGCACCGACTACAACGGCCGCTTTATCCTCACCAAAAGCCTGTTTCACAGCCTCAACCGCCTGCACCTCAACGTGGCGTACTTCCACAACAGTCAGCCCGGCGTGCAGGCCGAAAGCGGCCAGCTGAAGGAGGAGCGCCCCGACCGTTTCGCCCTACTGGTGGGCTACTCCACGCGCATCGCGCCGCAGTCGTCGCTGGTCGTGGATTTCGTGCGCGAGCAGCGCCGCTTCCGTGGCGAAATGGGCTCATCCCTCGAAGCCGGCATCCGCCGCCAGATGAATCCGCGGATGGTTCTTAGTCTCGGTGCAGCTGCTGGCCTGGGCACCGACGCCGACAGGTTTACGGCCACGCTGGGCTTCCAGCACGCGTTTTAA
- a CDS encoding heavy-metal-associated domain-containing protein: MKTLQFKTNINCGGCIKSVTPALNQQAGAGNWQVDTANPDKLLTVSSDRLTAEQVVQAVEKAGFKIQAA; encoded by the coding sequence ATGAAAACGCTTCAATTCAAAACCAACATCAACTGCGGCGGCTGTATCAAGTCTGTTACGCCCGCCCTCAACCAGCAGGCCGGAGCCGGCAACTGGCAGGTAGATACCGCTAATCCCGATAAGCTTCTCACCGTCAGCTCCGATAGGCTCACGGCGGAGCAAGTCGTGCAGGCCGTTGAAAAAGCCGGTTTCAAGATTCAGGCGGCCTAA